The following are from one region of the Cyanobium gracile PCC 6307 genome:
- the ileS gene encoding isoleucine--tRNA ligase, translating to MTASPASYKDTLNLLQTPFAMRANARVREPELQAFWKEQDLYGRLSRSNPGAPFTLHDGPPYANGALHVGHALNKILKDIINKHALLQGRRARFVPGWDCHGLPIELKVLQGLGGEERRGLTPIDLRRRAHAYALEQVEAQRSGFRRWGIWADWDEPYLTLQKSYEAAQIGVFGKMVLAGHIYRGLKPVHWSPSSRTALAEAELEYPDGHTSPSVYVAFPVVDLPAPLAGLLADAGIAGPTDAAHREQLFVAIWTTTPWTLPANLAVSVNGQLDYAICRDGTTNGGTPRYLVVAAQLVDQLRTSLERPLEPLLTLKGAQLEGIQYRHPLLDRTSPVVIGGDYITTETGTGLVHTAPGHGVDDFHTGNKYGLPVLCPVDEAGTLTAEAGPFAGLNVLKDANPAIITALRDAGLLLAEQRYEHRYPYDWRTKKPTIFRATEQWFASVDGFRAQALEAIAVVEWLPASGRNRIEAMVRDRGDWCISRQRSWGVPIPVFYHRETGEVLLNADTLAHAEALIAEHGADVWWERDEAGLLPPAWADQADQWRKGTDTMDVWFDSGSSWAAVLQSRGLGYPADLYLEGSDQHRGWFQSSLLTSVAVNGHAPYRRVLTHGFTLDEKGRKMSKSLGNVVDPVVLVEGGKNEKQEPPYGADVLRLWVSSVDYSADVPLGPGIVKQLADVYRKVRNTARYLLGNLHDFVPAEHAVAIEDLPLLDRWMLQRTASLIEAVNADFERYEFYRFFQALQNFCVVDLSNVYLDIAKDRLYVSAAGDVRRRSCQTVLHLVVERLAGLIAPVLCHMAEDIWQNLPYPVAEASVFERGWPTVPESWAAPELLAPMQRILELRAQVNRLLEGCRGRGELGASLEAQVQLELLKPTSDTAADAAPEATSLPEALALVEASPHPEVDNLADWLLVSALRVGGSPPAEALLAETEEEGVRVRIARAAGTKCERCWHHESDIGQHPDHPSLCGRCVEVLQRQGAGPA from the coding sequence GTGACGGCAAGCCCGGCGTCCTACAAGGACACGCTCAACCTGCTGCAGACGCCCTTCGCGATGCGGGCGAACGCCCGGGTGCGGGAGCCGGAACTGCAGGCCTTCTGGAAAGAGCAGGATCTCTATGGACGGTTGAGCCGCAGCAACCCGGGGGCGCCCTTCACCCTGCATGACGGCCCGCCCTACGCCAACGGCGCCCTGCACGTGGGCCACGCCCTCAACAAGATCCTCAAGGACATCATCAACAAGCACGCCCTGCTGCAGGGGAGGCGGGCCCGGTTCGTGCCGGGCTGGGACTGCCATGGCCTGCCGATCGAGCTGAAGGTGCTGCAGGGCCTGGGCGGCGAGGAGCGACGCGGGCTCACCCCCATCGACCTGCGACGCCGGGCCCATGCCTACGCCCTCGAGCAGGTGGAGGCCCAGAGGAGCGGCTTCCGGCGCTGGGGCATCTGGGCCGACTGGGACGAGCCCTACCTCACCCTGCAGAAGTCCTACGAGGCGGCCCAGATCGGCGTCTTCGGAAAGATGGTGCTGGCGGGCCACATCTACCGGGGCCTCAAGCCGGTGCACTGGAGCCCCAGCTCCCGCACCGCCCTGGCCGAGGCCGAGCTGGAGTACCCCGACGGGCACACCTCCCCCAGCGTCTACGTGGCCTTCCCGGTGGTGGACCTGCCGGCGCCGCTGGCCGGGCTGCTGGCAGACGCCGGCATCGCCGGACCCACCGATGCGGCCCACCGGGAGCAGCTGTTCGTGGCGATCTGGACCACCACCCCCTGGACCCTGCCGGCCAACCTGGCGGTGTCGGTGAATGGCCAGCTGGACTACGCCATCTGCCGCGACGGCACCACCAACGGCGGCACGCCCCGCTACCTGGTGGTGGCCGCCCAGCTGGTGGATCAGCTGCGCACCAGCCTGGAGCGCCCGCTCGAGCCCCTGCTCACCCTCAAGGGGGCCCAGCTGGAGGGCATCCAGTACCGCCATCCGCTCCTGGATCGCACCAGCCCGGTGGTGATCGGCGGTGACTACATCACCACCGAGACCGGCACCGGCCTGGTGCACACGGCCCCGGGCCACGGCGTCGACGACTTCCACACCGGCAACAAGTACGGCCTGCCGGTGCTCTGCCCGGTGGATGAGGCCGGCACCCTCACCGCCGAGGCGGGCCCCTTCGCCGGGCTGAACGTGCTCAAGGACGCCAACCCGGCGATCATCACCGCCCTTCGGGACGCCGGCCTGCTGCTGGCCGAGCAGCGCTACGAGCACCGCTATCCCTACGACTGGCGCACCAAGAAGCCCACCATCTTCCGGGCCACCGAACAGTGGTTCGCCTCCGTCGACGGCTTCCGCGCCCAGGCCCTGGAGGCGATCGCGGTGGTGGAGTGGCTGCCCGCCAGCGGCCGCAACCGCATCGAGGCGATGGTGCGGGACCGGGGCGACTGGTGCATCTCCCGCCAGCGCTCCTGGGGGGTGCCGATCCCGGTCTTTTATCACCGCGAGACGGGCGAGGTGCTGCTCAATGCCGACACCCTGGCCCACGCCGAGGCCCTGATCGCCGAGCACGGCGCCGATGTCTGGTGGGAGCGGGACGAGGCGGGCCTGCTGCCGCCGGCCTGGGCCGACCAGGCCGACCAGTGGCGCAAGGGCACCGACACGATGGATGTCTGGTTCGACTCGGGCTCCTCCTGGGCCGCCGTGCTGCAAAGCCGGGGACTGGGCTACCCCGCCGATCTCTATCTGGAGGGCTCCGACCAGCACCGTGGCTGGTTCCAGAGCAGCCTGCTCACCTCGGTGGCCGTGAACGGCCATGCCCCCTACCGCCGTGTGCTCACCCACGGCTTCACCCTCGATGAGAAGGGCCGCAAGATGAGCAAGTCGCTGGGCAACGTGGTGGACCCTGTTGTTCTGGTGGAGGGCGGCAAGAACGAGAAGCAGGAGCCGCCCTACGGCGCCGACGTGCTGCGGCTGTGGGTGAGCTCGGTGGATTATTCCGCCGACGTGCCGCTGGGGCCCGGGATCGTCAAACAGCTGGCGGATGTGTACCGCAAGGTGCGCAACACGGCCCGCTATCTGCTGGGCAACCTGCACGATTTCGTGCCCGCCGAGCATGCCGTGGCGATCGAGGACCTGCCCCTGCTGGATCGCTGGATGCTGCAGCGCACCGCCAGCCTGATCGAGGCGGTGAACGCCGACTTCGAGCGCTACGAGTTCTACCGCTTCTTCCAGGCCCTGCAGAACTTCTGCGTGGTGGATCTCTCCAACGTCTATCTCGACATCGCCAAGGACCGCCTCTACGTGAGTGCGGCCGGCGACGTCCGGCGACGCAGCTGCCAGACGGTGCTGCACCTGGTGGTGGAGCGGCTGGCGGGGCTGATCGCGCCGGTGCTCTGCCACATGGCCGAGGACATCTGGCAGAACCTGCCCTATCCGGTGGCCGAGGCCTCGGTGTTCGAGCGGGGCTGGCCCACGGTGCCGGAGAGCTGGGCTGCCCCGGAGCTGCTGGCGCCGATGCAGCGGATCCTCGAATTGCGCGCCCAGGTGAACCGGCTGCTGGAGGGCTGCCGCGGCCGGGGGGAACTGGGCGCTTCCCTCGAGGCCCAGGTGCAGCTGGAGTTGCTAAAGCCGACCTCGGACACCGCGGCGGACGCGGCGCCGGAGGCGACGTCCCTGCCGGAGGCCCTGGCCCTGGTGGAGGCCAGCCCCCATCCGGAGGTCGACAACCTGGCCGACTGGCTGCTGGTCTCGGCCCTGCGGGTCGGCGGGTCTCCGCCGGCGGAGGCCCTCCTGGCGGAAACCGAGGAGGAGGGGGTGCGGGTGCGGATCGCGCGGGCCGCGGGGACGAAGTGCGAGCGCTGCTGGCACCACGAAAGCGACATCGGCCAGCACCCGGACCATCCCAGCCTGTGTGGGCGCTGCGTGGAGGTGCTCCAGCGCCAGGGGGCGGGGCCCGCCTGA
- a CDS encoding glutamate synthase-related protein: MPAPTVAARTPIRVDLEEGKEYFYCACGRSADQPFCDGSHEGSGFTPLSFVAEKSGKALLCRCKQTATPPFCDGTHARVPPDRVGTAFAVGEDGASGGGGMPAPHATAEEPNLELIHELAEHGLDAVGREGPVAAMGVPRAQLPLWDDIQILTAQLARRPLAVDAPVGTELVIGPAARRPLRLEIPLLVSDMSFGALSEEAKLALATGAERAGTGICSGEGGMLGEEQAANHRYLYELAPAMFGYREELLPLVQAFHFKAGQAAKTGTGGHLPGAKVTARIAAIRGIPAGEPACSPATFAGLHTPADFRAFGDRVRELSGGIPVGFKLSAQHIEADLDFALEAGADYLILDGRGGGTGGAPLLFRDHTAVPTIPALARARAHLDRHGASGQVTLIVTGGLRSPADCVKALALGADGIALANAAIQAIGCVGSRICHTNRCPAGVATQDPQLRRRLEVEHAAQRLDRFFRSTVALMQVLARACGHDHLRHLNRHDLASWHRDLAELAGIAWSGAAP, translated from the coding sequence ATGCCCGCACCGACGGTGGCCGCCCGGACGCCCATCCGCGTCGACCTGGAGGAAGGGAAGGAATATTTCTATTGCGCCTGTGGCCGCTCAGCGGACCAGCCTTTCTGCGATGGCTCCCACGAAGGCAGCGGCTTCACACCGCTCTCTTTCGTGGCCGAGAAGAGCGGCAAGGCCCTGCTGTGTCGCTGCAAGCAGACCGCCACACCCCCCTTCTGCGACGGCACCCATGCCCGGGTTCCCCCTGATCGGGTGGGCACCGCTTTCGCCGTGGGGGAAGACGGCGCGTCCGGGGGCGGTGGGATGCCTGCGCCCCACGCCACGGCGGAGGAGCCCAACCTGGAGCTGATCCACGAACTCGCCGAGCATGGCCTCGACGCGGTGGGGCGGGAAGGGCCGGTGGCGGCCATGGGGGTGCCGCGCGCCCAGCTGCCCCTCTGGGACGACATCCAGATCCTGACGGCCCAGCTGGCGCGCCGGCCCCTGGCCGTCGATGCGCCGGTCGGCACGGAGCTGGTGATCGGCCCTGCGGCCCGGCGCCCCCTGCGGCTGGAGATCCCGCTGCTGGTGTCGGACATGAGCTTCGGCGCCCTCTCCGAGGAGGCCAAGCTGGCCCTGGCCACCGGGGCGGAGCGGGCCGGCACGGGCATCTGCTCCGGCGAGGGGGGGATGCTGGGCGAGGAGCAGGCCGCCAACCACCGCTATCTCTACGAGCTCGCCCCGGCGATGTTCGGCTACCGGGAAGAGCTGCTGCCGCTGGTGCAGGCCTTCCACTTCAAGGCCGGCCAGGCCGCCAAGACCGGCACCGGCGGCCACCTCCCCGGCGCCAAGGTCACGGCGCGCATCGCCGCGATCCGCGGCATCCCCGCAGGCGAGCCGGCCTGCTCCCCCGCCACCTTCGCCGGTCTCCACACCCCGGCGGATTTCCGCGCCTTCGGCGATCGGGTGCGGGAGCTCAGCGGCGGCATCCCGGTGGGCTTCAAGCTCAGTGCCCAGCACATCGAGGCCGATCTCGATTTCGCCCTCGAGGCCGGGGCCGATTACCTGATCCTCGATGGCCGCGGCGGCGGCACCGGCGGCGCCCCCCTGCTATTCCGTGATCACACGGCCGTACCCACCATCCCCGCCCTCGCCCGGGCCCGGGCCCATCTCGACCGCCACGGGGCCAGCGGCCAGGTGACGCTGATCGTCACCGGCGGCCTGCGCTCCCCGGCCGACTGCGTCAAGGCTCTGGCCCTCGGGGCCGATGGGATCGCCCTGGCCAATGCCGCCATCCAGGCGATCGGCTGCGTCGGCTCCCGGATCTGCCACACCAACCGCTGCCCGGCGGGAGTGGCCACCCAGGATCCCCAGCTGCGCCGCCGGCTGGAGGTGGAGCACGCCGCCCAGCGGCTGGATCGCTTCTTCCGCTCAACGGTGGCGCTGATGCAGGTGCTGGCGCGGGCCTGCGGCCACGACCACCTGCGCCACCTCAACCGGCACGATCTGGCCAGCTGGCACCGCGACCTGGCCGAACTGGCCGGCATCGCCTGGAGCGGCGCGGCGCCCTGA
- a CDS encoding zinc-binding alcohol dehydrogenase family protein: MLRTRAGTLRRSAGEADMKAMVIEACCDMALTPAPLVPMDLPPPVPGPGELLVKVEVCGVCHTELDEIEGRTPPPRFPVIPGHQIVGTVAASDPGCEGLAPGDAVGIAWIFHACGSCAFCRSGRENLCPAFVATGRDVNGGYAEYVTVPAAFAHRLPAGLEAASVAPMLCAGAIGYRSLELSGLADGQDMGLTGFGASAHLVLPMVRHRFPASRVFVFARSAVQRAFALELGAAWAGATEAESPVKLHAVIDTTPAWTPVVAALRNLHPGGRLVINAIGKQEADKAALLNLDYSRDLWREKEIRSVANVTRADVREFLALAAAAGIRAEVKEFPLAEANQALQELRRGQGRGAKVLRIGSAGAAGI, encoded by the coding sequence ATGCTGCGAACGCGCGCCGGGACACTGCGCCGGTCCGCCGGGGAGGCCGACATGAAGGCGATGGTGATCGAGGCCTGCTGCGACATGGCGCTCACACCGGCCCCGCTGGTGCCGATGGACCTGCCGCCGCCCGTGCCGGGGCCCGGCGAGCTGCTGGTGAAGGTGGAGGTGTGCGGGGTGTGCCACACCGAACTCGATGAGATCGAGGGACGCACCCCTCCACCCCGCTTTCCGGTGATCCCGGGCCATCAGATCGTCGGCACCGTGGCCGCCAGCGACCCCGGCTGCGAAGGCTTAGCTCCGGGCGACGCGGTGGGCATCGCCTGGATCTTCCACGCCTGCGGCAGCTGCGCGTTCTGCCGCAGCGGCCGGGAGAACCTCTGCCCGGCGTTCGTGGCCACCGGCCGGGACGTCAACGGCGGCTACGCAGAGTACGTGACCGTGCCGGCAGCGTTCGCCCATCGCCTGCCGGCGGGGCTGGAGGCCGCGTCGGTGGCACCCATGCTCTGCGCCGGGGCGATCGGGTACCGCTCGCTCGAACTCTCCGGCCTGGCCGATGGGCAGGACATGGGGCTCACCGGCTTCGGGGCGTCGGCCCACCTGGTGCTGCCGATGGTGCGCCACCGCTTTCCGGCCTCGCGGGTGTTCGTGTTCGCCCGCAGCGCCGTCCAGCGGGCCTTCGCCCTGGAACTGGGGGCCGCCTGGGCCGGGGCCACCGAAGCCGAATCCCCCGTGAAGCTGCACGCCGTGATCGACACCACCCCGGCCTGGACACCCGTTGTGGCCGCCCTGAGGAACCTGCACCCCGGCGGCCGGCTGGTGATCAACGCCATCGGCAAGCAGGAGGCTGACAAGGCGGCCCTGCTGAACCTCGACTACTCCCGCGATCTCTGGCGCGAGAAGGAGATCCGCTCGGTGGCCAACGTGACCCGCGCCGACGTGCGGGAGTTCCTGGCCTTGGCGGCCGCCGCCGGGATCCGCGCTGAGGTGAAGGAGTTCCCCCTGGCCGAGGCGAACCAGGCCCTGCAGGAGCTGCGCCGCGGCCAGGGGCGGGGGGCCAAGGTGCTGCGGATCGGATCGGCCGGCGCTGCCGGGATCTGA
- a CDS encoding Ycf66 family protein has product MLATLGGFLALLLGTLLLLLPLLASELSRARDSVWGALVLLLGLVLVTSAERLTGAPMLAVLCGGLLIGRLGVEVGQARWRLLSDEERQRLWSWERWRTSLSQVGASLARLLQLAGGLASGLGAWLAERRAARPASTKKWVRPEADAAAPAAAPEAAEVVEAEAETAEASGDGPLVVSDFEAIDALLEQAIPEAPPDAAPEATPEAPPEPVTPLPEEGLGEAG; this is encoded by the coding sequence ATGCTTGCCACCCTCGGAGGCTTCCTGGCCCTGCTGCTCGGCACGCTGCTGCTGCTGCTGCCCCTGCTGGCCTCGGAGCTGAGCCGGGCCAGGGATTCGGTGTGGGGGGCGCTGGTGCTGCTGCTGGGCCTGGTGCTCGTCACCAGCGCCGAGCGGCTCACCGGTGCGCCGATGCTGGCGGTGCTCTGCGGCGGCCTGCTGATCGGCCGGCTCGGGGTGGAGGTGGGCCAGGCCCGCTGGCGCCTGCTCAGTGACGAGGAACGCCAGCGGCTCTGGTCGTGGGAGCGCTGGCGGACCAGCCTCAGCCAGGTCGGGGCCTCCCTGGCGCGGCTGCTGCAGCTGGCCGGGGGCCTGGCCAGCGGCCTGGGGGCCTGGCTGGCGGAACGGCGCGCCGCGCGCCCCGCCAGCACCAAGAAGTGGGTGCGGCCCGAGGCGGACGCTGCCGCCCCAGCAGCGGCACCCGAGGCAGCCGAGGTGGTCGAGGCCGAGGCGGAGACGGCCGAGGCGAGCGGCGATGGGCCCCTGGTGGTCAGCGACTTCGAGGCGATCGACGCCCTGCTGGAGCAGGCCATCCCGGAGGCCCCGCCGGATGCTGCGCCGGAGGCAACGCCGGAAGCCCCGCCCGAGCCGGTGACGCCGCTGCCGGAGGAGGGTCTCGGCGAGGCGGGATAA
- the mgtA gene encoding magnesium-translocating P-type ATPase codes for MSRPASGQPPATASGHPFWSEPIAELLARLGTGANGLSSQEAGRRLLSEGPNSLAAPARGGALWLLLRQFTSPIILILAGAALLSFLLDSPTDGLIILVIVLISGLLGFWQEHGAAGAMEQLLRTVQTTARVRRDGSEQAVPVAQVVPGDLLVLSAGAGIPADCRLLEERDLSLNEAALTGESFPVSKHAVPVAADAPLAGRTGVLYFGTHVVSGSGTAVVVRTGAATQFAAIAERLRQRSPETDFERGVRRFGALLLEVTLALVIAIFAVNVYLRRPVVDSFLFALALGVGLTPQLLPAIISVNLAQGARRMAARQVIVKRLSSIENFGSMAILCSDKTGTLTEGTARVQRSCGIDGGPNPAVLRHAAVNAGFETGFSNPIDAAIREAGGGDLGDWSKLDELPFDFVRKRLSVLARQGDTPVLITKGAFLKVLEVCERAEAADGSTLPLAPVEPELRRLYADWSAEGYRVLAVAVRRWPAEGSLVPRRVRPEDEAGMTFLGLLGLSDPLRPGVRDTVAELERLGVRLKIITGDNALVAARVGREAGLRNPEVLTGAQLQQLSDIALPVRAEAVDVFAEIEPNQKERLIHALRNAGQVVGYLGDGINDAPALHAADVGLSVQGAVDVAREAADIVLLEPDLAVLLAGIREGRRTFANTLKYVFMATSANFGNMFSMAGASLLLPFLPLLPKQILLTNLLTDLPEMTIATDRVDPDWIERPHRWSLPFIRRFMVTFGLVSSVFDYLTFAVLLWVLKADAAQFRTGWFLESVISAASIVLVIRTRGPLFRSRPSRWLVAATVAVVGLTLLLPWTSLGALFGLVPLPPVVLALLAVILAAYVASAETAKGWFYRHLAR; via the coding sequence ATGTCCCGTCCAGCCTCCGGTCAGCCGCCGGCCACCGCCAGCGGCCACCCCTTCTGGAGCGAGCCGATCGCCGAGCTGCTGGCCAGGCTCGGTACGGGGGCGAACGGGCTGAGCTCCCAGGAAGCGGGCCGGCGCCTGCTCAGCGAGGGCCCCAACAGCCTCGCCGCTCCGGCACGGGGTGGGGCGCTGTGGCTGCTGCTGCGCCAGTTCACCAGCCCGATCATCCTGATCCTGGCCGGCGCGGCCCTGCTCTCCTTCCTGCTGGATTCGCCCACCGACGGGCTGATCATCCTGGTGATCGTGCTGATCAGCGGCCTGCTGGGCTTCTGGCAGGAGCACGGGGCCGCCGGCGCCATGGAGCAGCTGCTGCGCACGGTGCAGACCACCGCCCGGGTGCGCCGCGACGGCAGCGAGCAGGCCGTGCCGGTGGCCCAGGTGGTGCCGGGCGATCTGCTGGTGCTCTCGGCCGGGGCCGGGATCCCCGCCGACTGCCGCCTGCTGGAGGAACGGGACCTCAGCCTCAACGAGGCGGCCCTCACCGGTGAGAGCTTTCCGGTGAGCAAGCACGCGGTGCCCGTGGCCGCCGACGCCCCCCTGGCGGGGCGCACCGGGGTGCTGTACTTCGGCACCCACGTGGTCAGCGGCAGCGGCACCGCGGTGGTGGTGCGCACCGGCGCCGCCACCCAGTTCGCGGCCATCGCCGAGCGGCTGCGGCAGCGGAGCCCCGAGACGGACTTCGAGCGGGGCGTGCGCCGCTTCGGGGCCCTGCTGCTGGAGGTGACGCTGGCTCTGGTGATCGCGATCTTCGCGGTCAACGTGTATCTGCGCCGGCCGGTGGTGGATTCGTTCCTGTTCGCCCTGGCCCTCGGCGTGGGGCTCACCCCGCAACTGCTGCCGGCGATCATCTCCGTGAACCTGGCCCAGGGGGCGCGCCGGATGGCCGCCCGCCAGGTGATCGTCAAGCGGCTCTCGTCGATCGAGAACTTCGGCAGCATGGCGATCCTCTGCTCCGACAAGACCGGCACGCTCACCGAGGGCACGGCCAGGGTGCAGCGCAGCTGCGGCATCGACGGTGGCCCCAACCCGGCGGTGCTGCGCCACGCGGCCGTGAACGCCGGCTTCGAGACGGGCTTCAGCAACCCGATCGATGCGGCGATCCGGGAGGCCGGCGGTGGCGATCTCGGCGACTGGAGCAAGCTCGACGAGCTCCCCTTCGACTTCGTGCGCAAGCGCCTGAGCGTCCTGGCCCGCCAGGGGGACACGCCGGTGCTGATCACCAAGGGGGCCTTCCTCAAGGTGCTGGAGGTGTGCGAGCGGGCCGAGGCCGCCGATGGCTCCACGCTGCCGCTGGCGCCGGTGGAGCCGGAGCTGCGCCGCCTCTATGCCGACTGGAGCGCCGAGGGGTACCGGGTGCTGGCGGTGGCCGTGCGGCGCTGGCCCGCCGAAGGCTCCCTGGTGCCCCGCCGGGTGCGTCCCGAGGACGAGGCGGGAATGACGTTCCTGGGCCTGCTGGGCCTCAGCGATCCCCTGCGCCCCGGGGTGCGGGACACCGTGGCCGAACTGGAGCGGCTGGGGGTGCGGCTCAAGATCATCACCGGCGACAACGCCCTGGTGGCGGCCCGGGTGGGCCGGGAGGCGGGCCTGCGCAACCCCGAGGTGCTCACCGGCGCCCAGCTGCAGCAGCTCAGCGACATCGCCCTGCCGGTGCGGGCCGAGGCGGTGGATGTGTTCGCCGAGATCGAACCGAACCAGAAGGAGCGGCTGATCCATGCCCTGCGCAACGCCGGCCAGGTGGTGGGCTACCTGGGGGACGGCATCAACGACGCTCCCGCCCTGCATGCCGCCGATGTGGGCCTCTCGGTGCAGGGGGCGGTGGACGTGGCCCGGGAGGCGGCCGACATCGTGCTGCTCGAGCCGGACCTGGCGGTGCTGCTGGCGGGGATCCGCGAGGGCCGGCGCACCTTCGCCAACACGCTCAAGTACGTGTTCATGGCCACCAGCGCCAACTTCGGCAACATGTTCTCGATGGCCGGCGCCTCCCTGCTGCTGCCGTTCCTGCCCCTGTTGCCGAAGCAGATCCTGCTCACCAACCTGCTGACCGATCTGCCGGAGATGACCATCGCCACCGACCGGGTGGATCCCGACTGGATCGAGCGGCCGCACCGCTGGAGCCTGCCCTTCATCCGGCGCTTCATGGTCACCTTCGGGCTGGTCAGCTCGGTGTTCGACTACCTCACCTTCGCGGTGCTGCTCTGGGTCCTGAAGGCGGATGCGGCCCAGTTCCGCACCGGCTGGTTCCTGGAGTCGGTGATCTCGGCCGCCTCGATCGTGCTGGTGATCCGCACCCGCGGGCCCCTGTTCCGCAGCCGACCCTCCCGCTGGCTGGTGGCCGCCACGGTGGCCGTGGTGGGCCTCACCCTGCTGCTGCCCTGGACCTCCCTGGGCGCGCTGTTCGGCCTGGTGCCCCTGCCGCCGGTGGTCCTGGCCCTGCTGGCGGTGATCCTGGCGGCCTATGTGGCGAGCGCCGAAACGGCCAAGGGCTGGTTCTACCGGCACCTGGCGCGCTGA
- a CDS encoding glycosyltransferase family 2 protein yields MTAPARGVVSQASPGAPPVLPLVTVVVVFRERYSLASRSLRSILEHRDYPFALHYLDSQSPPSVRRELEAAEARGELTLFPAAPGTPNQLRNQALQAVTTRYVCFIDNDVLVTRGWIETLVTTAERTGAGIVFPLYLMGEFAADRIHMAGGKNHFSEKDGEIEYNEEHLFANASASRIAGSLKGGDSDFGEFHCMLLSMKMLQDVGPLDEAYLQVNEHIDIAMMARQANYRVVFEPRSIVSYVYANEQSPFWLCDIEPYRRRWSHEVAARDLAHLSRKWKVRSRQSQNITSFLNHQIGNLEQVHPRTRETAAAAAEAVDNHAYPYVHSFPRLVRQCLAQGHSPQEIAALNRAFDVAAELHGGSFRGSKKTFQEHLVRTASVLVVHGAPFDLVKASLLHAVYMPNTSSGRHLTPTERNRALLRDLVGRKVEAIAHAYGAASAAGPADPQGPPPVIAELPIVSAQASVVRIANDIEDLLDHAALLERKSLRHFARVHTAHGPVAEACGYRAMVAEFAERIRLAEAALAPGSQDPAAAAWLIELLRERAPYPLLESHSLAVRSRRLAARVVRKIPRRGIPLPLKLAARKVLSPFGLV; encoded by the coding sequence ATGACCGCCCCCGCACGCGGAGTCGTCAGCCAGGCCAGCCCGGGCGCCCCCCCGGTCCTCCCCCTGGTCACGGTCGTCGTGGTGTTCCGCGAGCGGTACAGCCTTGCCTCTCGCTCTCTGCGTTCGATCCTGGAGCACCGGGATTACCCCTTCGCGCTCCACTACCTCGACAGCCAGTCCCCGCCCTCGGTGCGCCGGGAGCTGGAGGCGGCCGAGGCCCGCGGCGAGCTGACGCTGTTCCCGGCGGCACCCGGCACCCCCAACCAGCTGCGCAATCAGGCGCTGCAGGCGGTGACGACCAGGTATGTGTGTTTCATCGACAATGATGTGCTCGTCACCCGGGGCTGGATCGAGACCCTGGTGACCACGGCGGAGCGCACGGGAGCGGGCATCGTGTTCCCCCTCTACCTGATGGGTGAGTTCGCGGCGGATCGCATCCACATGGCCGGCGGGAAGAACCATTTCTCCGAGAAAGACGGCGAGATCGAATACAACGAAGAGCATCTGTTCGCCAACGCTTCTGCCTCTCGCATCGCTGGCTCCTTGAAGGGGGGTGACTCCGATTTCGGCGAATTTCACTGCATGCTGCTCAGCATGAAGATGCTCCAGGACGTGGGCCCCCTCGATGAGGCCTACCTGCAGGTCAACGAGCACATCGACATCGCCATGATGGCCAGGCAGGCGAACTACCGGGTCGTCTTCGAGCCAAGGTCCATCGTCAGCTACGTCTACGCCAACGAGCAATCCCCCTTCTGGCTCTGCGACATCGAGCCCTATCGCAGGCGCTGGAGCCATGAGGTGGCGGCCCGGGACTTGGCCCACCTCTCCAGGAAATGGAAGGTGCGCTCCCGCCAGAGCCAGAACATCACCTCCTTCCTCAACCACCAGATCGGCAACCTGGAGCAGGTCCATCCCCGCACCCGGGAGACCGCGGCGGCGGCGGCCGAGGCTGTGGACAACCACGCCTATCCCTATGTGCATTCCTTTCCCCGGCTGGTGCGGCAGTGCCTGGCCCAGGGCCATTCCCCCCAGGAGATCGCTGCACTGAACAGGGCGTTCGATGTCGCCGCCGAGCTGCACGGCGGCTCCTTCCGGGGCTCGAAGAAAACCTTCCAGGAGCATCTCGTGCGCACCGCCAGCGTCCTGGTCGTGCACGGTGCCCCCTTCGATCTTGTCAAGGCCTCCCTGCTGCATGCCGTTTACATGCCCAACACCAGCTCCGGCCGGCATCTGACCCCCACCGAGCGGAACCGGGCCCTGCTGCGGGACCTGGTGGGCCGCAAGGTGGAGGCGATCGCCCATGCCTACGGCGCGGCCAGTGCCGCAGGCCCCGCCGATCCCCAGGGTCCCCCGCCGGTGATAGCGGAACTGCCCATCGTCAGCGCCCAGGCCAGCGTCGTGCGGATCGCCAACGACATCGAGGATCTCCTCGACCACGCCGCCCTGCTGGAGCGCAAATCACTCCGGCATTTCGCCCGGGTTCACACCGCCCACGGGCCCGTCGCCGAGGCCTGCGGCTACCGCGCCATGGTGGCGGAGTTCGCCGAGCGGATCCGCCTGGCCGAGGCAGCCCTGGCGCCGGGCTCGCAGGATCCGGCGGCGGCGGCCTGGCTGATCGAGCTGCTGCGGGAGCGCGCCCCCTATCCCCTGCTGGAATCCCATTCCCTCGCCGTGCGATCGCGCCGGCTGGCTGCCCGCGTGGTGCGCAAGATCCCCCGGCGGGGCATTCCCCTGCCGCTCAAGCTGGCGGCCCGGAAAGTGCTCAGTCCCTTCGGGTTGGTCTGA